A genomic segment from Amphiura filiformis chromosome 10, Afil_fr2py, whole genome shotgun sequence encodes:
- the LOC140163337 gene encoding uncharacterized protein produces the protein MDIFLSHTKINVTIISVILVFTINLVASSDEEGYAVKAFKPLDCSEVPERFRFECGDGTCTLGRNFRFPRVCDSYIDCYTGEDERNCQQQHEENCNEDVKYKKLFICDNGMCIDAKWKNDGAADCLDRSDEASDGKNENEVLRSDENENQALRSIENEALRSDENENEALRSDENENEALRSIENEALRSDENENEALRSDENENEALRSIENEALHSDENENEALRSDENENEALRSIENEALRSDENENEALRSDENEALRSDENENEALRSDENENEALRSDENENEVLRSDENENEA, from the exons ATGGATATTTTTCTATCGCATACGAAGATAAATGTGACAATAATTAGCGTGATTTTGGTATTCACAATAAATTTGGTTGCAAGCTCTGACGAGGAAGGGTACGCAGTAAAAG CATTCAAGCCACTCGATTGCAGCGAGGTACCCGAACGTTTCAGGTTTGAATGTGGGGACGGGACGTGTACTCTTGGCAGAAACTTCCGCTTTCCAAGAGTGTGTGACTCCTATATAGATTGCTACACTGGTGAGGATGAAAGGAATTGCCAACAACAACATGAAG AAAATTGTAATGAAGACGTAAAATACAAAAAGCTCTTTATATGTGACAATGGAATGTGTATCGACGCGAAATGGAAGAATGATGGAGCTGCTGATTGCTTAGATCGCTCAGATGAAGCCTCAGATGGAAAAAACGAGAATGAAGTCTTACGCTCAGATGAAAACGAGAATCAAGCTTTACGTTCAATTGAAAATGAAGCCTTACGCTCAGATGAAAACGAAAATGAAGCCTTACGCTCAGATGAAAACGAAAATGAAGCTTTACGTTCAATTGAAAATGAAGCCTTACGCTCAGATGAAAACGAAAATGAAGCCTTACGCTCAGATGAAAACGAAAATGAAGCTTTACGTTCAATTGAAAATGAAGCCTTACACTCAGATGAAAACGAGAATGAAGCCTTACGCTCAGATGAAAACGAGAATGAAGCTTTACGTTCAATTGAAAATGAAGCCTTACGCTCAGATGAAAACGAAAATGAAGCCTTACGCTCAGATGAAAATGAAGCCTTACGCTCAGATGAAAACGAAAATGAAGCCTTACGCTCAGATGAAAACGAAAATGAAGCCTTACGCTCAGATGAAAACGAAAATGAAGTCTTACGCTCAGATGAAAACGAAAATGAAGCCTAG